The Lasioglossum baleicum chromosome 3, iyLasBale1, whole genome shotgun sequence region AATCGTCTAACTGCAAGTAGCGCGACCAACACGTTTCAGTCGACAACTTCGAGTGCGAGCAGTGATTTTGTATCTCATCACTTAGCAACAGCTGCTGGTCAGGCAGTTCCATCAACCACGTCGCAATTAATTTTACAAGCAGCGCATACAACAGCAACTCTGGCGGGTCAGCCGTCGCCATTCAACCCAGGGGGGTTTTTATCTCCGCCCCCTGTGGGATACGATGTCTTCTCACCTTTGTTTCATCATCCTAATCCAAAACAAGCGCATTATGTTACACAGCACAGGCAAGCTCTTGCTCAAGCTCAAGCTCATGCTCAAGCTCAAGCTGTATCGGTAACGAAACAGAGTAACACGAGCGAACCCGATATCTCTATATTGAGAGAGAATTATAGTTCTGCACATCAACCAACATTCTTTGAGCATCAGGGTACAGCGGCAACGTCGCCGACATCTGCGCTAGCCTGGTCTCACCAAAACAATGCGCAATTACCCAGCCCATTTGGAATTTTACCGCACGAAAGTGTTGTACCATCGTCTCCGGGACCATCATCTGCGACTAAACCTGCTACCGGTGTTTACGAAAACACATTCAATTCTCATTTTTCTACAAGTCAACCTATCAATAATATAAATTCTCAGTTGCCTTCGCCTTCTGTCTCTACTGCAGAGTTCAAGTCAACCAGTTACTCGGATAGTAAAAAGTCTATAAATGTTAGAGCTCAATCGCCAACGGTAAATGTTAAATCGGTGGTCTCTACGTCGCAAACTAGTAgtaatcaaacatttttccaacaAGTACCTACCACCTTTAGTTCGGAAACGTTATCGAATAATTACTCTGCCACTAATGGAAGTCAAACTCCAAATGGAAAGGTGCAATCTTCTCTTCAGCATCAACAATCTTGCATTGTTTCTACTCCGAACAATACGGCTGGAAAAGAGTATAGAATTCCTCAACCACCACCCAGGTCAGTTGCATCTACAACTATATTTTTGAATACATCCGTCAGATCTGTACCAACGCAAATTCAAGACAAACCTTCTACTCGAAACAGTAATTATCCCTCACCGCCGAGCAAGATAACCACCCCGTCTCAACAAAGCATTCAAACGAAAGCTCAGACAAAGATATATCCGGAATTGAATGCGCACAGTGAACACAGGCGAAATGAGCAACCGTCGCAAGATAGCACACAGTCGTCGCCAATTAGTTTTTCTATTATGGAGTCACGGGGGTTGAACTATACGGCTGGTAATAATACAAATTGTTCGAGTGCTAGTGGGAAAATTGCTAATCAAAGAACTCAATCGAACAGCAACTTGCAAACCCATTCTCAAtctcagcagcagcagcaacaacaacaacaacagcagttTCATGTTCTAAGTCAACAGCAAACATCGTACAGACATTACATGACAGGATCAGATACGGAATATCATCATTCAGGTAGATCGAAATCTGCAGCTTCAACCGATTCTACATATTCTTCTAATAATTCTGCTCAGAATGGACCTGACTGTAGCGTTGTGGTACCACGAAGACCGAGTCCATTGCAAGCGCATTCGCAGGCGAGTCCTTTGGGACATGTTCCAAGTCCTGCTTATCCCATGTACAATAGTCCGATGACTGCAATGTCGTCTCCTTCCCCATTGCAACAGCACGCAGAAAGTAATGGGAATCAGTGCGCGAGTGGGCCAGCTTACAAAAGTGCTGTACAACAGGTTACACCACCGTCTCCGTTGGATGTGACCGTGCCGCGGCCTGCCTCGCAGGGACAAGTTGTTTATTCGTCGGTAATCACACGCGCTTTAGGTACCACCGAAACGAAAGCCAATTATAAtgcggaaaataaaaattacgaaaGACAACAACAAGATTTTCCACAAACACAGACGCAGAAACAGTTATGTTGGGAAAACGAGAATCGGCATTCGGtaggaaatcgaaaattttctgCTGCACTGTACGCTGGTGGAAATGCAGATATAAATGCTCAAACCTTGCCGGTTCAGCAACAAGTGCAACGCGTGATAAATGTTTCAGATAGACAGCAAACGTACTTTGAATCGAATCAAGTGACTCTGCAGGACTTGAGCAGCTGCAGAGGAGATCCTATGAGTATAGTGAAAAATTTGCAAACTTTACAGCAAAGTTCGTGTCAAGTACAGCAACAAACTACCGCTGCTTCTGTAACTCCAACtgaacaacagcaacaacagcagcagcagcaacaacaacagaaaCAAACGGAAGAACGTCGTAAGGTGGACACTgtaaataagaagagaaagagtttAGAAAAATGTGGGCATGGTTCTTCTTTGAACGAAGCGAGTGGTGCAGCGACGGTAACGGATTATTTAAGTAGAATACCACCGCCTGCGCACCATAATACAaatcaacaacaacaaaatgGCTACTTCGATTTCGAAAGATGGAACTTACCACCGCCACCCGCGAAAATGTTTCCCGGCACGTCAGGTGCTTTCAGTTCGCAATCAAGTTTACACCACTCGAGCAATTTTGTTGGCACACCGGCGCATCAGCATCAGTCTCTGATGGTCTCTCATCATCACGCGCCACCCCCGATCCCATATTTTCCTGCTTTTCATATTCCTCCAAGCCATCATCACTCACCGCACGACTTCCAATCTTCCGTTGAAATCACGCCGATCGGTTTCGGTGAGAACACGATAAATCAAAATGTGAATTATAGTCAAGAGGTCAGAGACGACCAGCCTAAAGTAATTGTTCCTAACATTGAAGAAGAATTAGGTTTTTTACAACAAAGTCAACAATCGCTTGAAACGAGTAGCATGTTGAACAGAGATTTCAAACGACCGAACAAGGACCCGAATTCGGGATTCATGACCAGTTACTTGAAGTTCTTGCAAGGTGAAAGAGAACCCTCGCCTCCGCTCACAGTTCGAGGTGGTAGAAAAGCAACGTGGAGTAGGTCGAAACCTTATATTCCTATCGAACCAAGTAAACCAGCAGAGAACGCTACGAATGGCGAAGCAACGAAACCACAAGTAGAAAAACCACCGCCGCCACCCAAAGAGACGCCGGTGATCGATTATGCCAATGATCCTCGGTATTTTCCGCTACCGAAAGAAcggaaaaaacaaaattttgactCTAGCGACGACGGCTTTACCAGCGACGACGATTTCctgtttccaccgaagaaatcAGAAAAGAAAGTAACAAACGCGACAGTGACCGAGACAGTGACCGCTAGTAAACCGGAAGGTAAATCGAGAAAGGGGAGACCAGTTAAACCCGGAGGACCAACGGATAGGAAGAGAAGAGCTGCCGCAGCAGCGTCTGCGCTGGAAACCGTATCGCTTTTGTCGGCTGGCAAAGCGTCGAAAAAACACGAAGAAGGTAATACACGAATCACtttcttttttcattatttatatgtatgtatattgtagTACTGTATTTGTGtgctgtttttcttttttcttaacaAAAAGGTAGATGCTAGACAGTATacataatgactagactgcggatcttaatgcatttacccagtcagccaggtcTGCCTCGAGCAGATATTGGACACAACCTGCAATCGTACGATGCGAGCAGATGGCGAGCAGTATGCTGGTAGAACGACGATCGAAGCTCAGTGTGCTTGTTTTTGGACAGCAAATCGTGCCAGCATAAAGCAATACTTATTTGGAAGCAGTGTATGGCATCCTGCTGGCACAACCAGCTGTCCAAAACCGAGCATTTTACGTACCATAtatggtttataaaaatttagaacgaattttatttattttggatctgcaaatgctattaccaatgaaaatagaatttcacttggtaccactttcttaaaatttgtttacaaaatttgaaaattgcataaacatccgcagtctaataatgacccACCAACCTGTAAAGGATTAAACCTCGTTATACAACCAGTATGTTTCTATCAAATGTTTTTCTGTTGTATAGTGGACCCTTTACTTCTACCTCCGAGACGAGAAACATCAAGAAGAAAAGCAAAAGAGAAAACCACGGTGAAACAATTTTTGGACCGGCAACAGGGTATAGATTACTTCGACAATGACGAAGAGCAAGGTGACTCCGATTCTGATCCTGCTTGGACGCCTGCTGTAAAATTAGTTGGAGAtgaagaagagaagaagaaaaagcgTGGCAGACCCGTTATCACGAAGAAAAGCAGGAAAGTGAAAGAGGAAGGTGACTACTGTTCTGGCGACAGTGTCGGTTCCAAGATCAAAACTAGAAAAAAACATGAATTGCAATCGAAAGTTTCCAATGCTAGTGGAAAGCTGTCCTGTAAAATAGATGAGAAGCTGTTGGCGTCTATCAGTGACGAAGACATTGATATTTCGCCATTCAAGGTACGTTGTTCAATTACCATATTGTTGATGAATATCAATCGACag contains the following coding sequences:
- the LOC143207394 gene encoding uncharacterized protein LOC143207394 isoform X1, with amino-acid sequence MDPVGPWYASYNRLTASSATNTFQSTTSSASSDFVSHHLATAAGQAVPSTTSQLILQAAHTTATLAGQPSPFNPGGFLSPPPVGYDVFSPLFHHPNPKQAHYVTQHRQALAQAQAHAQAQAVSVTKQSNTSEPDISILRENYSSAHQPTFFEHQGTAATSPTSALAWSHQNNAQLPSPFGILPHESVVPSSPGPSSATKPATGVYENTFNSHFSTSQPINNINSQLPSPSVSTAEFKSTSYSDSKKSINVRAQSPTVNVKSVVSTSQTSSNQTFFQQVPTTFSSETLSNNYSATNGSQTPNGKVQSSLQHQQSCIVSTPNNTAGKEYRIPQPPPRSVASTTIFLNTSVRSVPTQIQDKPSTRNSNYPSPPSKITTPSQQSIQTKAQTKIYPELNAHSEHRRNEQPSQDSTQSSPISFSIMESRGLNYTAGNNTNCSSASGKIANQRTQSNSNLQTHSQSQQQQQQQQQQQFHVLSQQQTSYRHYMTGSDTEYHHSGRSKSAASTDSTYSSNNSAQNGPDCSVVVPRRPSPLQAHSQASPLGHVPSPAYPMYNSPMTAMSSPSPLQQHAESNGNQCASGPAYKSAVQQVTPPSPLDVTVPRPASQGQVVYSSVITRALGTTETKANYNAENKNYERQQQDFPQTQTQKQLCWENENRHSVGNRKFSAALYAGGNADINAQTLPVQQQVQRVINVSDRQQTYFESNQVTLQDLSSCRGDPMSIVKNLQTLQQSSCQVQQQTTAASVTPTEQQQQQQQQQQQQKQTEERRKVDTVNKKRKSLEKCGHGSSLNEASGAATVTDYLSRIPPPAHHNTNQQQQNGYFDFERWNLPPPPAKMFPGTSGAFSSQSSLHHSSNFVGTPAHQHQSLMVSHHHAPPPIPYFPAFHIPPSHHHSPHDFQSSVEITPIGFGENTINQNVNYSQEVRDDQPKVIVPNIEEELGFLQQSQQSLETSSMLNRDFKRPNKDPNSGFMTSYLKFLQGEREPSPPLTVRGGRKATWSRSKPYIPIEPSKPAENATNGEATKPQVEKPPPPPKETPVIDYANDPRYFPLPKERKKQNFDSSDDGFTSDDDFLFPPKKSEKKVTNATVTETVTASKPEGKSRKGRPVKPGGPTDRKRRAAAAASALETVSLLSAGKASKKHEEVDPLLLPPRRETSRRKAKEKTTVKQFLDRQQGIDYFDNDEEQGDSDSDPAWTPAVKLVGDEEEKKKKRGRPVITKKSRKVKEEGDYCSGDSVGSKIKTRKKHELQSKVSNASGKLSCKIDEKLLASISDEDIDISPFKRSVDNSEDASGEFVVMKVDLNEEYPALWRIDGKTLLQKYEPFTSNGKTLYRNISTYSGWAPQNRHIYQQVPVKFWQQGKTETVVEFLRNEMIIDDNEGIDKYMKETEKYQDNFEVYIQTLISQALDSNFLTEIFQEQDDYFLSNVKTVDEITEERKRSLLSTTKWRLNVVNAISTWPCLNVLKDLPCIEYKGKSCAGCQHSKIHARVLLYGQPYNATTLEGSPPDPRIPQEKDFLLCRVCQAKVALYNKVAHQKYLMFLECARRVADKRVADPNKDTTIILNELLADETWLNQLFKEVRTIWAEIDNLERQTKSKSNTKSTSSSSTNNLDGKVEHVLTPHATEMTVETSDSQVPTQKVEDNSETVSCEVQLNNIPS
- the LOC143207394 gene encoding uncharacterized protein LOC143207394 isoform X4, with the translated sequence MDPVGPWYASYNRLTASSATNTFQSTTSSASSDFVSHHLATAAGQAVPSTTSQLILQAAHTTATLAGQPSPFNPGGFLSPPPVGYDVFSPLFHHPNPKQAHYVTQHRQALAQAQAHAQAQAVSVTKQSNTSEPDISILRENYSSAHQPTFFEHQGTAATSPTSALAWSHQNNAQLPSPFGILPHESVVPSSPGPSSATKPATGVYENTFNSHFSTSQPINNINSQLPSPSVSTAEFKSTSYSDSKKSINVRAQSPTVNVKSVVSTSQTSSNQTFFQQVPTTFSSETLSNNYSATNGSQTPNGKVQSSLQHQQSCIVSTPNNTAGKEYRIPQPPPSNYPSPPSKITTPSQQSIQTKAQTKIYPELNAHSEHRRNEQPSQDSTQSSPISFSIMESRGLNYTAGNNTNCSSASGKIANQRTQSNSNLQTHSQSQQQQQQQQQQQFHVLSQQQTSYRHYMTGSDTEYHHSGRSKSAASTDSTYSSNNSAQNGPDCSVVVPRRPSPLQAHSQASPLGHVPSPAYPMYNSPMTAMSSPSPLQQHAESNGNQCASGPAYKSAVQQVTPPSPLDVTVPRPASQGQVVYSSVITRALGTTETKANYNAENKNYERQQQDFPQTQTQKQLCWENENRHSVGNRKFSAALYAGGNADINAQTLPVQQQVQRVINVSDRQQTYFESNQVTLQDLSSCRGDPMSIVKNLQTLQQSSCQVQQQTTAASVTPTEQQQQQQQQQQQQKQTEERRKVDTVNKKRKSLEKCGHGSSLNEASGAATVTDYLSRIPPPAHHNTNQQQQNGYFDFERWNLPPPPAKMFPGTSGAFSSQSSLHHSSNFVGTPAHQHQSLMVSHHHAPPPIPYFPAFHIPPSHHHSPHDFQSSVEITPIGFGENTINQNVNYSQEVRDDQPKVIVPNIEEELGFLQQSQQSLETSSMLNRDFKRPNKDPNSGFMTSYLKFLQGEREPSPPLTVRGGRKATWSRSKPYIPIEPSKPAENATNGEATKPQVEKPPPPPKETPVIDYANDPRYFPLPKERKKQNFDSSDDGFTSDDDFLFPPKKSEKKVTNATVTETVTASKPEGKSRKGRPVKPGGPTDRKRRAAAAASALETVSLLSAGKASKKHEEVDPLLLPPRRETSRRKAKEKTTVKQFLDRQQGIDYFDNDEEQGDSDSDPAWTPAVKLVGDEEEKKKKRGRPVITKKSRKVKEEGDYCSGDSVGSKIKTRKKHELQSKVSNASGKLSCKIDEKLLASISDEDIDISPFKRSVDNSEDASGEFVVMKVDLNEEYPALWRIDGKTLLQKYEPFTSNGKTLYRNISTYSGWAPQNRHIYQQVPVKFWQQGKTETVVEFLRNEMIIDDNEGIDKYMKETEKYQDNFEVYIQTLISQALDSNFLTEIFQEQDDYFLSNVKTVDEITEERKRSLLSTTKWRLNVVNAISTWPCLNVLKDLPCIEYKGKSCAGCQHSKIHARVLLYGQPYNATTLEGSPPDPRIPQEKDFLLCRVCQAKVALYNKVAHQKYLMFLECARRVADKRVADPNKDTTIILNELLADETWLNQLFKEVRTIWAEIDNLERQTKSKSNTKSTSSSSTNNLDGKVEHVLTPHATEMTVETSDSQVPTQKVEDNSETVSCEVQLNNIPS
- the LOC143207394 gene encoding uncharacterized protein LOC143207394 isoform X2 yields the protein MDPVGPWYASYNRLTASSATNTFQSTTSSASSDFVSHHLATAAGQAVPSTTSQLILQAAHTTATLAGQPSPFNPGGFLSPPPVGYDVFSPLFHHPNPKQAHYVTQHRQALAQAQAHAQAQAVSVTKQSNTSEPDISILRENYSSAHQPTFFEHQGTAATSPTSALAWSHQNNAQLPSPFGILPHESVVPSSPGPSSATKPATGVYENTFNSHFSTSQPINNINSQLPSPSVSTAEFKSTSYSDSKKSINVRAQSPTVNVKSVVSTSQTSSNQTFFQQVPTTFSSETLSNNYSATNGSQTPNGKVQSSLQHQQSCIVSTPNNTAGKEYRIPQPPPRSVASTTIFLNTSVRSVPTQIQDKPSTRNSNYPSPPSKITTPSQQSIQTKAQTKIYPELNAHSEHRRNEQPSQDSTQSSPISFSIMESRGLNYTAGNNTNCSSASGKIANQRTQSNSNLQTHSQSQQQQQQQQQQQFHVLSQQQTSYRHYMTGSDTEYHHSGRSKSAASTDSTYSSNNSAQNGPDCSVVVPRRPSPLQAHSQASPLGHVPSPAYPMYNSPMTAMSSPSPLQQHAESNGNQCASGPAYKSAVQQVTPPSPLDVTVPRPASQGQVVYSSVITRALGTTETKANYNAENKNYERQQQDFPQTQTQKQLCWENENRHSVGNRKFSAALYAGGNADINAQTLPVQQQVQRVINVSDRQQTYFESNQVTLQDLSSCRGDPMSIVKNLQTLQQSSCQVQQQTTAASVTPTEQQQQQQQQQQQQKQTEERRKVDTVNKKRKSLEKCGHGSSLNEASGAATVTDYLSRIPPPAHHNTNQQQQNGYFDFERWNLPPPPAKMFPGTSGAFSSQSSLHHSSNFVGTPAHQHQSLMVSHHHAPPPIPYFPAFHIPPSHHHSPHDFQSSVEITPIGFGENTINQNVNYSQEVRDDQPKVIVPNIEEELGFLQQSQQSLETSSMLNRDFKRPNKDPNSGFMTSYLKFLQGEREPSPPLTVRGGRKATWSRSKPYIPIEPSKPAENATNGEATKPQVEKPPPPPKETPVIDYANDPRYFPLPKERKKQNFDSSDDGFTSDDDFLFPPKKSEKKVTNATVTETVTASKPEGKSRKGRPVKPGGPTDRKRRAAAAASALETVSLLSAGKASKKHEEVDPLLLPPRRETSRRKAKEKTTVKQFLDRQQGIDYFDNDEEQGDSDSDPAWTPAVKLVGDEEEKKKKRGRPVITKKSRKVKEEGDYCSGDSVGSKIKTRKKHELQSKVSNASGKLSCKIDEKLLASISDEDIDISPFKSGEFVVMKVDLNEEYPALWRIDGKTLLQKYEPFTSNGKTLYRNISTYSGWAPQNRHIYQQVPVKFWQQGKTETVVEFLRNEMIIDDNEGIDKYMKETEKYQDNFEVYIQTLISQALDSNFLTEIFQEQDDYFLSNVKTVDEITEERKRSLLSTTKWRLNVVNAISTWPCLNVLKDLPCIEYKGKSCAGCQHSKIHARVLLYGQPYNATTLEGSPPDPRIPQEKDFLLCRVCQAKVALYNKVAHQKYLMFLECARRVADKRVADPNKDTTIILNELLADETWLNQLFKEVRTIWAEIDNLERQTKSKSNTKSTSSSSTNNLDGKVEHVLTPHATEMTVETSDSQVPTQKVEDNSETVSCEVQLNNIPS
- the LOC143207394 gene encoding uncharacterized protein LOC143207394 isoform X3, with translation MDPVGPWYASYNRLTASSATNTFQSTTSSASSDFVSHHLATAAGQAVPSTTSQLILQAAHTTATLAGQPSPFNPGGFLSPPPVGYDVFSPLFHHPNPKQAHYVTQHRQALAQAQAHAQAQAVSVTKQSNTSEPDISILRENYSSAHQPTFFEHQGTAATSPTSALAWSHQNNAQLPSPFGILPHESVVPSSPGPSSATKPATGVYENTFNSHFSTSQPINNINSQLPSPSVSTAEFKSTSYSDSKKSINVRAQSPTVNVKSVVSTSQTSSNQTFFQQVPTTFSSETLSNNYSATNGSQTPNGKVQSSLQHQQSCIVSTPNNTAGKEYRIPQPPPRSVASTTIFLNTSVRSVPTQIQDKPSTRNSNYPSPPSKITTPSQQSIQTKAQTKIYPELNAHSEHRRNEQPSQDSTQSSPISFSIMESRGLNYTAGNNTNCSSASGKIANQRTQSNSNLQTHSQSQQQQQQQQQQQFHVLSQQQTSYRHYMTGSDTEYHHSGRSKSAASTDSTYSSNNSAQNGPDCSVVVPRRPSPLQAHSQASPLGHVPSPAYPMYNSPMTAMSSPSPLQQHAESNGNQCASGPAYKSAVQQVTPPSPLDVTVPRPASQGQVVYSSVITRALGTTETKANYNAENKNYERQQQDFPQTQTQKQLCWENENRHSVGNRKFSAALYAGGNADINAQTLPVQQQVQRVINVSDRQQTYFESNQVTLQDLSSCRGDPMSIVKNLQTLQQSSCQVQQQTTAASVTPTEQQQQQQQQQQQQKQTEERRKVDTVNKKRKSLEKCGHGSSLNEASGAATVTDYLSRIPPPAHHNTNQQQQNGYFDFERWNLPPPPAKMFPGTSGAFSSQSSLHHSSNFVGTPAHQHQSLMVSHHHAPPPIPYFPAFHIPPSHHHSPHDFQSSVEITPIGFGENTINQNVNYSQEVRDDQPKVIVPNIEEELGFLQQSQQSLETSSMLNRDFKRPNKDPNSGFMTSYLKFLQGEREPSPPLTVRGGRKATWSRSKPYIPIEPSKPAENATNGEATKPQVEKPPPPPKETPVIDYANDPRYFPLPKERKKQNFDSSDDGFTSDDDFLFPPKKSEKKVTNATVTETVTASKPEGKSRKGRPVKPGGPTDRKRRAAAAASALETVSLLSAGKASKKHEEVDPLLLPPRRETSRRKAKEKTTVKQFLDRQQGIDYFDNDEEQGDSDSDPAWTPAVKLVGDEEEKKKKRGRPVITKKSRKVKEEGDYCSGDSVGSKIKTRKKHELQSKVSNASGKLSCKIDEKLLASISDEDIDISPFKRSVDNSEDASGEFVVMKVDLNEEYPALWRIDGKTLLQKYEPFTSNGKTLYRNISTYSGWAPQNRHIYQQVPVKFWQQGKTETVVEFLRNEMIIDDNEGIDKYMKETEKYQDNFEVYIQTLISQALDSNFLTEIFQEQDDYFLSNVKTVDEITEERKRSLLSTTKWRLNVVNAISTWPCLNVLKDLPCIEYKGKSCAGCQHSKIHARVLLYGQPYNATTLEGSPPDPRIPQEKDFLLCRVCQAKVALYNKVAHQKYLMFLECARRVADKRVADPNKDTTIILNELLADETWLNQLFKEVRTIWAEIDNLERQTKSKSNTKSTSSSSTNNLDGKVPTQKVEDNSETVSCEVQLNNIPS